In one Phyllostomus discolor isolate MPI-MPIP mPhyDis1 chromosome 8, mPhyDis1.pri.v3, whole genome shotgun sequence genomic region, the following are encoded:
- the GAS2L2 gene encoding GAS2-like protein 2: MPTSSPAQGQAMSQPGARGRRPRSPGPPLCSIRPFKSSEQYLDAMKEDLAEWLRDLYGLDIDAANFLQVLETGLVLCRHANAVTEAALAFLAEAPARALRTPMPRAGVSCNGAAQPGTFQARDNVSNFIQWCRKEMGIQEVLLFETEDLVRRKNVRNVVLCLLELGRRAWRFGVAAPTLVHLEDEIDEELRQELALPPPDPPPPAPPRRRPCHFRNLDQMVQNLVSHCTCPVQFSMVKVSEGKYRVGDSNTLIFIRVLRNHVMVRVGGGWDTLSHYLDKHDPCRCTSLSHKPGSSLKPPGPPAQHEVRVQDEPWQPQPTMTVSRSQSPPPPVDWKTYTSGNRKLRPPASSPRPRSAWGVGAGLPRETAPFLRCQEKPLVPPREHLAAGDSLPSPQSSPTPRRQDPRCPSSGKREGGGRPSELPRRRTPTAWIREDTDGWETHSTVPTPQRLGAPEATATGTPARGPSPLPRYSGFATPLGPRQPPQGEAEGASFQLREPASVCSLSPGKGPTETPVQQPPAHPPTPGGSFPGTASRGPETKSVRISSVTPRAVIGVSAGSRHGGYSVGGRQGAQKPETWVPAGAGESRGRSPQEQGRGCTAPTSDGTKEPAVYHGLEEELSTHVKLLEVGPARPRGPGSGLIPRSGVYVPSLGARWPEPGGPYDKVIQELAQGPPPLHKVDLGAWKAACTGSPKLAVTTGPGSPQGQPGASESAPRTKAAESTWDTRTRKVPAPGGPDCPVPTLSASLEAPTPSPPDPDSDKGAACPGKGRRTLRKPRRVPSIYKLKLRPRIRPRRDHRPEKQPSRIPKPLAYLRLGPARAPPRGGLERASALGGRGGEAALVGGASAGEEEEGKGKERFAPLESRGQPSGLRPGQPDRAPRPPEEESWV, encoded by the exons atgcccacctcctcccctgcccagggTCAAGCCATGTCCCAGCCCGGGGCACGAGGGAGgaggcccaggtccccagggccGCCGCTGTGCAGCATCCGGCCCTTTAAGTCCAGCGAGCAGTACCTGGACGCCATGAAGGAGGACCTGGCCGAGTGGCTCCGGGACCTCTACGGGCTGGACATCGACGCGGCCAACTTCCTGCAGGTGCTGGAGACGGGCCTGGTGCTGTGCCGGCATGCCAACGCTGTCACCGAGGCTGCCCTGGCCTTCCTGGCGGAGGCGCCTGCCCGGGCCCTACGGACCCCCATGCCTCGGGCTGGGGTCTCCTGCAACGGGGCCGCCCAGCCAGGCACCTTCCAGGCCCGGGACAACGTCTCCAACTTCATCCAGTGGTGTCGCAAGGAGATGGGCATCCAAG aggtgCTCCTGTTCGAGACGGAGGACCTGGTTCGGCGCAAGAACGTGAGGAACGTGGTGCTGTGCTTGCTGGAGCTGGGTCGCCGGGCCTGGCGCTTCGGCGTCGCCGCGCCCACCCTGGTGCATCTGGAGGACGAGATCGACGAGGAGCTGCGGCAGGAgctggccctgcccccgcccgaCCCCCCGCCGCCCGCGCCCCCCAGGCGGCGGCCCTGCCACTTCCGAAACCTGGACCAGATG GTTCAGAACCTCGTGAGCCACTGCACATGCCCAGTTCAGTTCTCCATGGTCAAGGTGTCCGAGGGGAAGTACCGCGTGGGGGACTCCAACACCCTCATTTTTATCCGG GTCCTCCGGAACCATGTGATGGTGCGTGTGGGGGGCGGCTGGGACACACTCAGCCATTACCTGGACAAACACGACCCCTGCCGGTGTACATCCCTGT CACACAAGCCAGGCAGCTCCCTGAAGCCCCCGGGGCCGCCGGCGCAGCACGAGGTGAGGGTGCAGGACGAGCCCTGGCAGCCGCAGCCCACGATGACCGTCAGCCGCTCCCAGAGCCCGCCGCCCCCCGTGGACTGGAAGACGTACACCTCTGGCAACCGAAAGCTGAggccccctgcctcctcccccagaccccgcagtgcctggggagtgggggcggggctcccccGAGAGACAGCACCATTCCTGAG GTGCCAGGAGAAGCCGCTCGTCCCACCTCGGGAGCACCTGGCAGCTGGGGACAGTCTACCCAGCCCCCAATCCTCACCCACCCCTAGGAGACAAGACCCACGATGCCCCTcttcagggaagagggagggcggAGGGAGACCCTCTGAACTCCCCAGGAGGAGGACCCCTACAGCTTGGATTCGTGAGGACACAGACGGCTGGGAAACCCACTCCACGGTCCCCACCCCACAGCGACTTGGAGCTCCTGAGGCCACCGCCACAGGGACACCAGCAAGAGGACCATCCCCCCTGCCTCGCTACTCTGGTTTCGCCacgcccctgggccccaggcagccACCCCAGGGTGAAGCTGAGGGTGCCTCCTTCCAGCTCAGGGAGCCAGCATCCGTCTGTTCTCTGTCCCCTGGTAAAGGGCCCACTGAGACCCCTgtccagcagcccccagcccacccgcccACTCCAGGAGGAAGCTTCCCTGGTACTGCAAGCAGAGGTCCCGAGACAAAATCAGTGAGAATCAGCTCCGTCACACCAAGAGCTGTCATTGGAGTCTCAGCTGGGTCCAGACACGGGGGCTACTCTGTGGGAGGGAGGCAAGGGGCCCAGAAGCCGGAGACCTGGGTGCCTGCGGGAGCTGGAGAGTCCCGGGGCCGGAGCCCACAGGAGCAGGGCCGGGGGTGCACTGCCCCGACCTCGGATGGGACCAAGGAGCCAGCCGTCTACCATGGCCTTGAGGAGGAGCTTTCGACCCACGTGAAGCTGCTGGAGGTGGGGCCCGCTCGTCCCCGGGGCCCAGGGTCTGGGCTCATCCCTCGCAGTGGGGTCTACGTCCCCAGCCTGGGTGCGCGGTGGCCTGAGCCTGGGGGTCCTTATGACAAAGTCATCCAAGAACTGGctcagggccccccacccctccataAAGTCGACCTGGGGGCCTGGAAGGCTGCCTGTACCGGGTCCCCTAAGCTGGCTGTTACCACCGGCCCGGGAAGCCCACAAGGGCAGCCGGGAGCCAGCGAGAGTGCGCCAAGGACAAAGGCAGCCGAGAGCACCTGGGACACCCGGACGAGGAAGGTCCCGGCTCCAGGAGGGCCGGACTGCCCGGTCCCGACTCTGTCTGCCAGCCTGGAGGCCCCCACACCTTCGCCCCCGGACCCAGATTCCGACAAAGGCGCGGCCTGTCCGGGCAAGGGCAGGAGGACACTCCGGAAGCCCCGGAGAGTGCCGTCTATTTACAAGCTgaagctgaggcccagaatcCGGCCCCGGAGAGACCACAGGCCCGAGAAGCAGCCTTCACGAATCCCCAAGCCCCTGGCCTACCTCCGCCTGGGCCCCGCCAGGGCGCCCCCTAGGGGCGGGCTGGAGAGAGCGTCGGCGCTGGGTGGCCGGGGAGGCGAGGCGGCCCTGGTGGGTGGGGCCTcggcgggggaggaggaggagggaaaggggaaagagcgCTTCGCTCCCCTGGAGAGCAGAGGCCAACCTTCGGGCCTGCGGCCTGGGCAGCCTGACCGAGCCCCACGCCCTCCTGAAGAGGAGTCCTGGGTCTAA
- the RASL10B gene encoding ras-like protein family member 10B, which produces MVSTYRVAVLGARGVGKSAIVRQFLYNEFSEVCVPTTARRLYLPAVVMNGHVHDLQILDFPPISTFPVNTLQEWADACCRGLRSVHAYILVYDICCFDSFEYVKTIRQQILETRVIGTSETPIIIVGNKRDLQRGRVIPRWNVSHLVRKTWKCGYVECSAKYNWHILLLFSELLKSVGCARCKHVHAALRFQGALRRNRCAIM; this is translated from the exons ATGGTCTCCACCTACCGGGTGGCCGTGCTGGGGGCTCGAGGCGTGGGCAAGAGTGCCATCGTGCGCCAGTTCCTGTACAACGAGTTCAGCGAGGTCTGCGTGCCCACCACCGCCCGCCGCCTCTACCTGCCTGCTGTGGTCATGAACGGCCACGTGCACGACCTCCAGATCCTGGACTTCCCGCCCATCAGCACCTTCCCCGTCAACACGCTGCAG GAGTGGGCGGACGCCTGCTGCAGGGGACTCCGGAGCGTGCACGCCTACATCCTGGTCTACGACATCTGCTGCTTTGACAGTTTTGAGTACGTCAAGACCATCCGCCAGCAGATCCTAGAGACGAG GGTGATTGGCACCTCCGAGACGCCCATCATCATCGTGGGGAACAAGCGGGACCTTCAGCGCGGACGTGTGATCCCGCGCTGGAACGTGTCTCACCTGGTGCGCAAGACCTGGAAGTGTGGCTACGTGGAGTGCTCGGCCAAGTACAACTGGCACATCCTGCTGCTCTTCAGCGAGCTGCTCAAGAGCGTCGGCTGCGCCCGCTGCAAACACGTGCACGCCGCCCTGCGCTTCCAGGGCGCGCTGCGCCGCAACCGCTGCGCCATCATGTGA